The Candidatus Edwardsbacteria bacterium sequence GGGGAGGTCGAATAAATTAATTCAAAGGCCCTTGACAAATCACCCCCGCGGGTCTATATTAAAAGCAGCAAAGGCTCCATCCCGGTCTGACCATAATAATCCCCCGGCATAGAAAGCCACCCCATGAACACCCTTCTTATCTATCCGGAGTATCCGGATACCTTCTGGGGTTTCAAGCACGCCTTAAAGTTCATCCTTAAAAAGGCCAATGTCCCGCCTCTGGGACTGTTGACCGTGGCGGCCCTGCTGCCCAAAGACTGGACCCTGCGCTTGATCGACCTCAATCTCAGGAAACTGAAAGAAAAAGAAATCGCCTGGGCCGATATGGTAATGATCAGCGCCATGGACGCCCAGCGGCCATCGGTCCAGCGGATCGTGGAACTATGTCATAAGCACAATGTCAGGACCGTGGCCGGCGGGCCGCTGTTCTCGGCCAACCCCCAGGATTTTCCGGGAATAGATCATCTGGTGCTCAAGGAGGCTGAGATCACCCTGCCCCTGTTCCTGGCCGATCTGGAGAAAGGCCAGCCTCAGCACATTTACACCACCGACCAGTGGGCTGATCTTAATAAATCCCCGCGCCCGATGTGGCAACTGGCCGATATCAAAAAATACTCCTCCATGAACCTGCAGTATTCCCGGGGCTGCCCCTACAACTGTGATTTTTGCGATATCTCCATCCTGTACGGTCGGATCCCCCGCACCAAGAGCACCCGACAGGTATTGGACGAATTGGAGGCCCTTTATAAAATGGCCTGGCGGGGCGGTGTTTTTATCGTGGACGATAATTTCGTGGGTAAAAAGGCCCGGCTCAAGGGCGAGGTCCTGCCGCAGATTATAGCCTGGATGGATGCGCATAAGCACCCGTTCACCTTTATCACCCAGGCCTCCATAGAGATGGCCGACGATGACGACCTGCTGTCCCTGATGGCCCGGGCCGGATTTGACCAGGTGTTCGTGGGGATCGAGACCCCGGATGAGAACAGCCTGCAGGAATGCAGCAAATTTCAGAACAAGAACCGGGACATGATCGCCGGGGTCAAGAAGATCCAGGGCCATGGGATCCAGGTCCATGCCGGATTCATCGTGGGCTTTGACAGCGATCCCAAAAGCATCTTTGACACCCAGATTAAGTTCATCCAGCAGAGCGGCATCGCCACTGCCATGGTCAGCCTGCTCAACATCCTGCCAAAAACAAAACTCTACTGGCGGCTAAAGGACCAGGACCGGTTGACCAAAGAGTTTTCCGGCGATAACACCGATTTTAACTTGAATTTCGTGCCCAAGATGGGCCCGGGCCCGCTGCTGGAGGGATACCGGAAAATTGTCAAAACAATTTACTCCCCGAGGAACTACTACCGGCGGGTGAGGACCTTTTTGCGGGAATACCGGCCGGTCAAAGCACAAAAGCCCAGGTTTAGCTTCTCCCGGCTGGCGGCCCTGGCCGGCTCCACTGTGGTGCTGGGGTTGTGGAGCAAGGAACGGTTTCAGTACTGGGGCTTGGTCTTCTGGACCCTGTTCAAAAGACCCCGGCTGTTCCCCACCGCCATCACCATGACCATCTACGGCTACCACTTCAGGAAGGTGTTC is a genomic window containing:
- a CDS encoding B12-binding domain-containing radical SAM protein, with product MNTLLIYPEYPDTFWGFKHALKFILKKANVPPLGLLTVAALLPKDWTLRLIDLNLRKLKEKEIAWADMVMISAMDAQRPSVQRIVELCHKHNVRTVAGGPLFSANPQDFPGIDHLVLKEAEITLPLFLADLEKGQPQHIYTTDQWADLNKSPRPMWQLADIKKYSSMNLQYSRGCPYNCDFCDISILYGRIPRTKSTRQVLDELEALYKMAWRGGVFIVDDNFVGKKARLKGEVLPQIIAWMDAHKHPFTFITQASIEMADDDDLLSLMARAGFDQVFVGIETPDENSLQECSKFQNKNRDMIAGVKKIQGHGIQVHAGFIVGFDSDPKSIFDTQIKFIQQSGIATAMVSLLNILPKTKLYWRLKDQDRLTKEFSGDNTDFNLNFVPKMGPGPLLEGYRKIVKTIYSPRNYYRRVRTFLREYRPVKAQKPRFSFSRLAALAGSTVVLGLWSKERFQYWGLVFWTLFKRPRLFPTAITMTIYGYHFRKVFHC